Genomic segment of Populus nigra chromosome 14, ddPopNigr1.1, whole genome shotgun sequence:
tGTTTGTTACATTCAGCAATCAAATcatcttatatttattaaagaagaaatctatataaaaaaaaaagcttatctaaacaaatatatttcactaagttttaaatatttattaatgaaattttgTAGCAGGAGGAGGAGTACCGGAAATAACAGAATTAGTTACTTAAAGCATTCGTTCCCTCCCTTCAACCGCCACAATTAGTTATTTCTTTCTTGAGACCACCTCTCAGTCTCATTCTCTTCTCTCCAAGAAAATGATGAGACCATACGCCAATCCCCGCCCCATCAACATATGGACGGCTAgaagaaatattaagaaaattattccCGTTACTTTGGGCTTAGTCTTTATCGTGACCCAGATCATTCAGCTCCAGAGATCTCCCCTGGTATCCTCTTTCTTTCCACTCTTCCTTGTGCTCTTTAGTTACAACTACTTGTTTTCTTCCTGctcatttttggttttttaaaggcCAAGTTCTTTAGTTTCTTGGATTCTCGTTACTGTTTCATTGCCCTTGATGTTGTTGTTCTGATATGTTAATGCTCATTTTATAGTTTAGGGAGAAAGATTCTCTTCCTGATGAAGTATTTCGCACTCATAAGGTATCATTCCCTTTCTTCCGATTTAAGGTTCTTCTAGGATCACTTGCTTTTTCTGTTTCCTCTTCACTTTGTTGTACTGTTTGGGTCTTAAAGGGCGTTTCAGTGAGTTTAATTCCTcagttttttcttcctctcctcttATGGTGTTTAAGGGCAATTCGATTGGTAGCATTTATCACAGAGAAGACTTCTTCTTGCCAAATTATGCGACAATGGAGAACGATTTTAAGGTCTTTGTGTACCCAGGGAGAGACCCTACAACGTGTTATGATCCAAGAGACAAGCTCAAGAGAAAATATGCAAGTGAACATTACTTCTTGAAGAATCTGATACCCAGTTCGTTCTTCACAGATGATCCTACTGTGGCTCATCTCTTCCTGATTCCCTTGTCTTGTAAGAAAACGGGAGGCAGGGTACGTACTTGAAACAcaagtaattatttaaatttaatctctGTAATTGAATGTAAGCAATATGTCTAGTAATGCAATTAGGTCCAAATGATGAATGAACTGATTCTTTATAATTCGGCAATGGTGGTGCATTTaacttcaacatatataatttttcaatgcAGGAGGAGAAGGATATCGAGAATTATGTCAAGAGCTTGATTTCCTCATACCCTTACTGGAATAGGACTTTAGGTGCTGATCATTTCTATTTCAGTTGCCATGGCATTGATAGCGGGACTATTGAAGAAGTTCCATTGCTCATGAAGAATGTAATTCGACTTGTTTGTTCACCAAGTTATGACTCCAAGTATATTCCGCACAAGGATATTTCCCTCCCGCAGACATTAGAGCTCTCTCTTCATGATGGAGACGACGTGTGGAGCAGGTAATCTTTTATGGTTTAAAACCTTGTATATCCTTGAAGTACTGTGATTTTCCATGAACGTAACTTTAGAAACTTGCTGCAACTTGCCAGGTCAACTGTGATGTCTCGCCCTTTAATGATTTACCCAGAGATGATGCTCCCTCGCAGgtagtgaaaaaaacaaatttaacttTCTATGAATGTTTTTGGCTCATCTGAACACAGTAAAATCTGGCACTAAAGCTTCCCAAGTTCCACATGGCTTTTAGGCAGGCTTTTTGACTTGGTAGTCGCATCCTTAAGCAATGATCGTATAGACTGGAGTGGTTAAACCTTGTTATACAACTTGAATTTCGATGTATGATTTGATATTTGAATCTTCTCATAGAATCAGTTCTGCATCAGCTAAGCTTCTGGGGCAAATATTGCAGGACTAAACTCGGTTTCTGGGCTGGTTCTCTTAACTCAGATGTAAGAAAGaatcttcaagttttttataaAGGTGCTCCAGAATTTAACTTCCATTTCTTCGACAAAATGAAAAAGGCTGCCATACTGGACGCTTATGAAAATGAACTGTATGGGAGTAAATTTTGCATTTGTCCTCGTGGGAATAATCATGGCGGTGGTGTTTGCTTAACGGAGTCGATGACTTTTGGATGTGTACCTGGTAAGAATGCTTCTCATAaggcttttcttttctccttctgTTGTATTCATTCATTATGTAACCACACTGGcatgcttcataatttt
This window contains:
- the LOC133672528 gene encoding probable glycosyltransferase At5g20260, with translation MENDFKVFVYPGRDPTTCYDPRDKLKRKYASEHYFLKNLIPSSFFTDDPTVAHLFLIPLSCKKTGGREEKDIENYVKSLISSYPYWNRTLGADHFYFSCHGIDSGTIEEVPLLMKNVIRLVCSPSYDSKYIPHKDISLPQTLELSLHDGDDVWSRSTVMSRPLMIYPEMMLPRRTKLGFWAGSLNSDVRKNLQVFYKGAPEFNFHFFDKMKKAAILDAYENELYGSKFCICPRGNNHGGGVCLTESMTFGCVPVILHDYYDFPFNDVLDWNNFSVILKEEHVPDLEKILKGIPEENYKKMHQNLLQVRKHFQWNSLPVKYDLFRMIMYELWLRRHIIKY